The DNA sequence CCCGGCGGCGATGATCGACAACATCCGGATTCTGAAGACATACACCCCCGATCTGCCCGGCGAGTTCTCAGGCGGCCTGGTGCAGATGACCACGGTGGAGTTCCCGGTGCAGAAGACCTTCCAGGTGAGCATGACCATGGGGTTCAACGACCGCACGACGTTCGGCCGTTTTACCAGCTATCCAGGTGGTTCGCTGGATCAGTTTGGATTTGACGATGGTACGCGCACCCTGCCCTCCGCGATTCCCACCAACCGCCGTGTTTCCATCGGTAGCGACAGCCGGCAACAGTTGGCGGACTACGCGAAGGCGTTCTCGAACAACTGGCAGCCGGTGTATACCGACTCCGTACGGCCCGCGCAGACCTACAGCGTAGTGGGCGGCGGCACCTTCGGCCGCTTCGGCATTGTCGGCGCGCTGACGTTTACCAACAAGCCGCAGTATCAGCAGGAACAGCAGACCTACTACCGCCGCGTCGGCGTGGGCGGCACCATCGCGCCGTATAGCGACTATCCGGATTTCAATCAATACGATCAAATGGCCCGGTTGGGCGGCGTGCTGAACGCGGCCATCAAACTGACCAACAATCACAAACTGCTCTTCCGCAATACCATGACCCGCGACAGCGACAAGGAAGCGCGCGAATTCTCGGGGTTCGACAACAACCAGGGCGGCATCATTCAGTCCCAGCGTCTGCGTTGGGTGGAACGGCGGCTGGTCTCCACCGGCCTGGAAGGCGACCACGCCCTACCCAAGCTCCGCGATCTTCTGGTGAAGTGGCAGTTCACCTACTCGCAGTCGGGACGGGACGAGCCGGATATGCGCGAGGTGCTGCGGTCGCAGCAGGAAGATGGCCGCTTCGCTTTCCTCAACATCGGCAACTCCGGGCAGCGCTTCTTCGATCAGTTCACTGACCGGATCTACGAACCTCAAGCTGAGATCAGCCAGCCGTTCTTCAAGGGCAAGCTCAGCGGCATCTGGAAAGTGGGCTTCCGCGCGACACTGCGCAACCGCGACTTCGACGCGCGCCGCTTTCGCTTCCAATTACAGAACCCGCAGCAGGTGAACGTCTACGCAGACTCAAACGAGCTGTTCGGAGCCGCGAATTTGCGGCCCGGGGCCTTTGAACTGCGTGAGGAGTCGCGCGGCACCGACCGCTATACGGCCGACATGAAGGTCTACGGCGGCTACGGCATGGTCGATTTCGGCATTGGGCCGCGCTGGCGATTCGTCACCGGCGTGCGCATCGAGGATGCCGATATCAACGTAGTCACTAGCGATCCGTTTCTGCCTGGCACCCCTTACGTGGCCAATCTTGCGAATCGGGACCCCCTGCCCTCCTTCAACGCGATCTACGCCCTGAAACCGCGGCAGAACCTGCGCTTCACCTACAGCCAGACCGTGTCGCGCCCCGATTTTCGCGAACTCTCGCCCTTCGAGTTCACGAATGTGCAGGGCGGCTTCAACGTGGCCGGCAATCCCAATCTGCGGCGCGCGAAGATCAACAACTACGACGCGCGGTGGGAGTGGTTTCCCGGAGGCAACCAGCTTCTGGCCGCCAGTTTCTTCGTGAAAGACTTCACTGACCCTATTGAGAGCACGGTGCAGCCGACCACCGACCTCCGCTCGTCGTTCCTGAACGCCCAGAGTGCTGTGAATCGCGGCGTGGAACTGGAACTGCGCAAGGGCCTGGGCACGATTCACCACACATTGCGGGACTGGAATCTGCAAGGCAACTTCACGTTTGTCGATTCGACGGTCACGATCCGGCCCGAAGACCAGGGCATTCTCACCTCCCTCAGCCGGCCTCTCGCCGGGCAGTCGCGCTACATCTTTAATGTCATCACCGAATGGACGAAGCCCAAACTGCGCTCGCAGGCCCGCTTTTATGTGAACAGCGTGTCGCGGCGCTTGTCCGACGTGGGGTCCATCGGATTGCCCGACATCTACCAGGAACGCAACCTGTTCCTCGATTTCGTCTATCAGTATTCGCTTGTGGAAAGCGGCAAGGCGACCATTCGCTTCAATGCCGAAAACCTTGGCGACAACAAATACCGCTGGACTCAGGCGGGTTTACCCACCCGCCAATACCAGACTGGCCGCACGTATACGGTCGGTCTGACCTACTCCATCTTTTAGGTTCGTGACTCGAAAGGAAGAAGCAGCAATCTATGTTGAAACGATCACTCCTCATGCTTACCGCCTCGGCGGTGGCATTGCAGGCGGGCGGCCTCGATAGCTTTACCCGGGTCGACCGGTCGGCTGCGGCACAACTGGCAGCGTCCACGGCCAGCCGCTCGGCTGCCGCGGTGGAACACTCGAACGTGACCATGTACATCTGGGCTGACAAGTACGTCTACCAGCCTGGTGAACCCCTCACCCTCAAGATGACAGCGCAAACCAACGATCCTTATCCCTACACCATCGTTGTGTTCCGGCAGAACAATCAGACCGGCAAGAAGACGTTCCTTGGGCCGGGCAGGGAGAGCGACACGCCCATCGACATCTATGGCCGTAGCGCGGATGAAGGCTTCCAGCCCGTGCGTGTGTCCGACAGGGCACGGGACGTGGTGGTTGGCGATGGCGGCTGGCTGAGCAACACGCCCTGGACCATTCCCTCGGAACTGGGCATGCATACGCTCACCGTGCAGTTGCGCGACTACACCGGTGGCCGCGTGCTGAAGGCCGCTTACTTCAAGATCGGCGTTGTAGACGGTCTGGTAGATGTGGGCGGAGTCATCAGCCAGGACACCACCTGGGTGAACACCAAGGCCTACCGCATCCAGTCCCTCACTCGCGTGGAGAACGCAATTCTCACCATCCAGCCCGGCACGTTCGTCATCGGCATGCCCAGGACGGACGATCCCACGGCGCTGATCATTACCAACAGTGCGCAGATCAACGCCCAGGGCACTCGTTCGCGGCCCATCATCATGACCAGCTCGCAGGCATTCGGCAACCGCGGCCGTGAAGACTGGGGTGGTCTCGTCATGCTCGGCAAGGCGAAGATCAACGTCACCGGCGGAACGAACTTCATCGAAGGTCTGGACAACCGGCCCTACCTGCAATACGGCGGCACCGACGACGCGCACAACTGCGGCGCTCTGGCCTATGTCCGCGTGGAGTACGCCGGGTCAGTCTTCACCACCAACAACGAAATCAACTCATTCACCTGGGGCGGCTGCGGCAGCAAGACCGTCGCCCACCACCTGCAAGCCATCTACGGCAAGGACGACGCGTTTGAGTGGTTTGGCGGCACCAGTGACCTGAAGTATGCCGTGGGCGCCTTCAACGCCGACGACTACCTCGACTGGCAGCTCGGCTGGCGCGGACGGGTCCAGTATATGGTTGCCATGCAGCATCCCGGCACCGGTCTTGGCAACCGCGGTATCGAAGCCGACAACAGCGAGTTCGGCGTGACCGATCAGCCCTACTCCAATCCTCAGGTTTGGAACATGACCTTCGTGGGACCGGGCGTGGCCGCCCAGGACGAGAACACCGGTGACGGGTCGCCGGGCATGTACCTGCGGCGCGGCACTCGCGGCTCAGTGAACAACGCGATTGTCACCAACTTCGGCTATCTCGGCCTGATGCTGCCCGATGCGGCGACCGTCGGCGAATTGAACTCCGGCGCCCTGTCGCTCAACGGCTTGCTCATGTGGAACAACAATCGTCTCAACCTGGCCCTCGAGAATACGGTTGCGGCCCAGGTGGGGCAGAAGCCGGCCGGCACCGACGTGGCTTCCTACGCCGCCGATCCGGCCCACAATTTCGTGGCCGCCGATCCGCAACTGCGCCGGCCGCTGGTCTACAGCGACCCCGATCTGCGCCCGGCCATCGGCTCGCCCGCCCTCCAACTCCGCTGGAATGCCCCGCCGGATGACGGCTTCTTCGACCAGTGGGCCAACTTCTGCGGCGCCTTCGACGGCGACAACGACTGGATGGAAGAATGGACGAGCTTCCTGCGCGACCAGGACATCGCGCCGGCGCCCGCTCAGTAGGTCAGAGCGTCAAGCAAAAAGGGCCCGGCGATCGTCCGGGCCCTCATCTTCGTATGAAACCACTCATTGCACTCCTGGGATTCACTCTCTGCGCCGCTACGCCTGGCGACGTCGTGGCGTTAGCCTCGAAATGTGACTTTGGGGGCCGCGCCGGCGTTCAGGCGCATCTCGAGAAACTACACGGAACGACCGTGATCGCCAACTGGGTCAAGGCGATTGACGTGCCGTTCTGGACCGTTGAGGTGCCGCGCATCGGGCGCTACTCCGTTCAAGTGGTCTACGCCGCCACGCCCGCCAGCGCCGGAGTGCCGTACACCATCACATTGCAGGGATACAGCACCGGTATGACCAAGGGTGTGGTACAGGCGACCAAGGGTGGGAAACTCCGGACGTTTCAGGTCGGCGACATGGAGCTTGAGCCCGGGCGCCACCGCCTGTTCGTGCAACCGGAAAACAAGGCTGGTCAACCCGCAATGATGCTGCAGCGGGTCGAACTTCACTACGTCGGCAACTAGGCGGCTTAGTGCCCCGGCTTGCCCTCTTCCGGCGCGTAGTAGCCTCTGCGAACCTGAACCTTCTGGTCTTTGTTCTTCGATCGGATCTCGACCTTGCGGAACGTGCCGTCCTTGGCCTGGTTGCTGGCCACATAGCCGACGGCATACTGGCTGCGCATCTCCTGCTGGATAGTGTTGTATATGTCTTCCAGCCGGTTTCTGCGGTCCACGCGGAAGACCCGCCCGCCGGTCTCCTCCGCCATGCGCCGCATCGGCCCTTCGCCGGAGGAACCGCCGTAGGCCATCGAGGTGTAGCGCGGATCCTCAAACAGCACCGAGTAAATGATGGCGTCGGAACGTTGCGCCTCTTCTATCGCCTTCTCAATCTTCACCCGGCTGCCGACGTCGTTGCCGTCCGTGATGACGATCAGCGCCTTGCGGCCGACTTCACTGCGCAACTTGTCCTTGGCCGCCAGCCAGACCGCCTCATACAGGACCGTGCCGCGGCCGCCGCCTGGCAACGGCGAGCCCGTCGGCGACATCCCGCTGACGCCGGCATTCAGCCGCAATCTCGACAGTCCATCGCGCAACAACCCGGGGGAGTTCGTGAAATCCTGCAGTAGCTCGCTGTCTACCCCGAAGCTGATGATGAACGCTTCATCCTTTTTGCGCAGCACCTGGGCCAGGAACTTGTACGAGGCGCTACGCTCTTCCTCGATCAGCGCGCCCTGGCTGCCGCTCACGTCCACCAATAGGCCGATGGTCAGCGGCAGGTCGGTTTCCCGTGTGAAGAACTTCACGGTCTGGGGCTTGCCATCCTCGATCACATCGAGGTCGTCCTTGGAGAGGTTGGAAACGTAGCCGCCTTTCTTCTCCCGGACACTGAAGAACACGTTCACCAGGTCGACATCCACTTTAATGGTGGGACCCTGGTCGTCTTCGGCTGGTTTGGGAGGAGCCTGGGCGTTCAGGCAGGGGAGCAGTGCGATTGCGGCTATCCAGCGCAAAGTCGTCAGCATCGTCATTGACTTCACCATGACATACTGAGGATGCGCGCCGCGCGCAACGTGTTACAACTCATCCTATGAGGAAGGCCGTCGACCATCTCACATCGGCAGATCCGAAGCTGGCTACTTGGATAGAACGGGTAGGCCCCTGCCAGATCGCCTTCCATCCGCCGGAGTTTTCCACACTCGCCCGCTCCGTCGTTTTTCAGCAGTTGAGCGGCAAGGCGGCTGCCACCATCTATAAGAGGTTGGAGGCTGCCCTCGGACCCAAAGGGGTCCGCCCGGAAGGCATCCTTACCCTGGAACCGGAACAGATGCGGCCATTGGGTTTGTCCGGTCAAAAAGCCAAATACCTGCGATCGCTGGCCGAAAAGACATTGGACGGAACCATCAACTTTGCCCAGTTGCCATCCATGCCCGACGAGGAGGTGATCGCCCACCTCACCTCGGCCAAGGGCGTGGGTGTCTGGACTGCCCAGATGTTTCTGATGTTCGCGCTCCAACGGCCTGACGTTCTGCCTTTGGGCGACTTGGGCATCCGCAACGCGATGCAGCGCCTTTACCGCCTGAGAACCCCGCCCAAGCCCGAGCGCATGGTGAAGATTGCCCGGCCGTGGCGCCCATACACCACCTATGCCTGCTGGTATCTCTGGCGGGGCCTGGATGGCGGCGCAAATCTGTAGATTCCTTCTACAGGTGCCGTCGGATTCCACCACGCCCTCCTAAGCCACCTTCTATCAGTGCTTTACGTCCAAGCAGCATTAATTAGGATAAATAGGTGTTGAAATCTTCAACATGGACCATTTGGAGCATGTTTTATAAAGCCAATAGAAACAGCTAGTTATGGGAAATCCTGATTTGGTCCTTCAACTGCCCTATAGAAAGCGTCCGGACACGCCGGGCAGAAGCAAAAGAGGATAAACCATCATGACCGTCCTACTAGTAATCGTCACTTTCTCGGTGTTCATTGCCGTCGACATGATTCTGAATCGCAAGCGAGTGCCCGCGCTGTCCATGGCTGAAGAGCCCGAGACCCTGGCCGCTCACGTGGACAACGAGATTCTGAGCGGTTTCCATGTGCCTGCCGCTCTCCGCTATCACCCCGGCCACACCTGGCTGCATCGCGAACGCAAGAACGTCCACCGCGTCGGCGCCGACGAGTTTGCGGCCATCCTGGCCGGTCCGGTCGACCGCATCGAACTACCGAAGCCCGGTCACTGGGTTCGTCAGGGCCAGAAAGTCATTTCGCTGTACCGCGGCGACGCCAAGATCGAAATGATCTCGCCCGTGGAAGGGGAAGTGGTGGAAGTAAACGCCGAACTGGCCAACAATCCGCACCTGCTGCGCGAAGACCCCTACGGCCAGGGTTGGCTGATGTCCGTGTTCGCTCCTGACGAAGAAGGTCCAACCCGCAACCTGCTGCCCGCCAACCTGCTTAGCTCCTGGATGAAGGAAGCCGCCGACGGTTTCTACGGCCTGCAACCGCAACTGGCCGGCGCGACTGCCGCCGACGGTGGCCGCCCGTCGAAAGACGCAACAGCCGACCTGCCTGTGGACGTATGGCACAAGGCCGCCAAACAGTACCTCTTGAGTTAAGTGCCTTTCATTGTAGAAAAATAGAACAATCGACCTGAAAGTCTGATATAGATAAGATAGAGCGACAAGAGGACCCCATGTCCAAGGCAATCCTTTACGACAGCACACTTTGCGTCGGATGCCGGCAGTGCGAAGAAGCCTGCTCGACCCGCTGGAAGCTGCCGTACAACGATAAGATCGCAGCCGAAGAGAAGATCTCTTCCCACAAGCTGACGACAATCCGCACCTTTGGGGAGAAGTTCTCCCGCAAGCTCTGCATGCACTGTCAGGACCCCGCCTGCGCTTCGGTTTGCCCCGTCGGTGCGTTGCAGAAAACAGCAGCCGGCCCGGTGGTCTATGACGAAGACCGCTGTATGGGCTGCCGGTACTGCATGGTTGCCTGCCCGTTCCAGGTGCCCACCTACGAGTGGGAAGCCCGGCTGCCCAAAGTCAGGAAATGCGACATGTGCAGCGATCGTGTACCCGGCGGCGGTGTCACACGGTGCAGTGAGGCATGCGCATATGGCGCCACCATCACAGGCAACCGGGATGAGTTGATCGCCGAAGCTCGCAAGCGCATCTCCGATAAACCCAAGGACTACTATCCGAAGATCTACGGGGTGGAGGAAGTGGGTGGAACGTCCGTTCTCATCCTCGCCTCCGTACCGTTCGACCAGATCGGCTACAACACGAAGGTCATTAAGTCGGCACTACCCGCCCTCACGTGGAACGCACTGCAACATGTGCCCGACGTGGTGGTGATGGGCTCTGTGCTGATGGGGGGCATCCACTGGATCTCCCACCGGAAGGAAGAAGTGGCGCGCGAGGAGGGACGGTCATGAGTAACGCCTTGCGTACCTATTTCTGGCGCGCCTCGTTTGCCGTCATCATGCTGGTGGCGGCCTATGCCACCTTCGTGCGGTTCTATTACGGTCTGGGCGCCTCCACAAACCTGAGCGACCAGTTCCCGTGGGGCATCTGGGTTGGGTTCGACGTTCTTTGCGGTGTCGGCCTGGCTGCCGGCGGCTTCACGCTGGCCGCCATCGTCCATATCTTCAATCTGAAGAGCTACAAAGCTGTGGTCCGGCCCGCGATCCTCACCGCGTTTCTCGGCTACCTGCTGGTGACCGTCGCGCTGATGTTCGACCTCGGCCGGCCTTACCGTGTGTGGCACCCGCTCATCATGTGGAACCCGCGGTCGGTGATGTTCGAGGTGGGTTGGTGCGTGACCCTGTACACGTCCGTCCTGTTCCTGGAATTCCTCCCGATGGTGCTGGAAAAGCTGGGTTTAGTGAAAGCTCACCGGGTGCTCAAGGGTGTCATGCTGCCCATCATCATCCTGGGTGTGATCCTCTCAACTCTGCACCAGAGTTCGCTGGGCAGCGTTTTCCTCATCATGCCCACCAAGCTGCATCCGCTGTGGTACTCGCCGCTGTTGCCGGTGCTGTTCTATGTGTCGGCCATCGCCACAGGCCTGGCCATGACGATCTTCGAATCCTGGCACAGTGCCAAGGCCTTTGGCCGCCAGTTGGAGTTCCCGCTGGTGCAGAAGATGACACGCGTTCTGGCCGTGGTGATCGCGGTCTATCTGACCATGCGCTTCCTGGACCTGTACCATCGCGGCGCCATGTCGACCCTGAACAATCCCGGCTGGGAGCGCTGGCTCTTCGGTCTGGAGATTGTGCTCATGGCCGTTCCCATGCTGATGTTCTTCCGGGAACGAACCCGTCAGAATCCGCAGGCGATCTATGTCGGCACGGTTCTCTTCCTGCTGGGCTTCGTCACTCACCGGTTGAACGTCAGCGTCACCGGCCTGGAAGCCTCCTCCGGTGTGCACTATATCCCCAAGTGGACGGAAGTGTCCATCACTCTCGCCATGGTGGCCGCCGGGTTCTTTGTCTTCCGCATGGCGGCTCACTACCTGCCGGTATTCGAGCCCGAAGAGCACGCACCAGTGCAGGCCGTACCCGTGCTGGAAGATCGCGACTACGCGCATTCACTGGCCCGGGGAGACTGAGACCGATTGACTCAGCACGCCATCCAGTTACCCCGCTTTGGCCTCGCGGCCAAGCTGGCGGGGTGTCTGCTGGCTGCCGTGATCGTCTGCTTTACCCTCTTTGCTTACGTACTCCAGCGCCTTGAGCAGAAACATCTCGAGGCGCTGGTCTCGCTTTCCGCCGAACGCATCTCCGACGTTGTCCACTCCTCCGCCTGGCAGGCGATGCTCCACAACGACCGCGAAATGCTCTACTCCATGATTCGCGACATCGGTCGCGAACCGGGCATCCGCAGGCTCCGCATCATCAACGAGGAAGGGCAGGTGCGCCACTCCACCGATCCCAAGGAGATCGGCTCGATGGTGGACAAGGGAGCCGAGAGTTGTTACGCCTGCCACGCTCAATCCCAACCGCTCACGAAACTCGCGCGCCACGACCGTGCCCGCATCTTCACCGATTCGCTGGGCCGCCGTACACTCGCCGTCATCCGGCCGATTGAGAACAGTCCGGATTGCTCCAACGCCGCCTGCCACGCCCATCCCGCCGAACGGCGCATCCTGGGTGTCATCGACGCTCACCTCGCGCTCGACGCGGTCGATGCCCAGTTGGCCGAGCATCGTTCCCAGGCCTATGGCTTCACCATCGCCACGGCGATCCTCGCCTGCCTGCTGTCCATTGGGTTTGTCTGGTACTTCGTGCACCAGCCCATGCGCGGGCTGATGCTGGGCACCAGCAAACTGGCCCAGGGCCACTTCGGCTACCGCATCCCGGTTCACTCCACCGACGAAATGGGCGTTTTGGCCACCTCCTTCAACGACATGGCCACTGAACTTGAGGAGGCACACTCCGAGCTGACGCGCTGGGCGCACACGCTGGAGACCCGCGTGCAGCAGAAGACGGCCGAACTCGAGACGGCGCACAAAGGGCTGATCCACACCGAGAAGATGGCGTCGCTCGGCCGGCTCGCCGCCACGGTGGCCCACGAGGTGAACAATCCCCTCTTCGGCATGCTCACCTACGCCCGCCTGACCATCAAGGACCTGAAGAAGCCCGACCTGGACCAGGCGACGCGCGAGCGCATGACGGAGAGCCTCCACGTCATCGAACGCGAAAGCCGCCGTTGCGGCGATCTCATGAAGAACCTGCTCGCCTTCGCGCGACAGAGCCCGCCGCAGCGTGCTCCAGTGCAGGTCAACATGGTGGTGGAGCGCGCGCTCACCCTCATCACGCATCAGCTCGATCTGGCGCAGACGGTGCTCATCAAGGATCTCAGCCCCACGTTGCCCGAAGTGCAGTGCGACGCCGGCCAGATCCAGCAGGTGCTCATCGTGCTGGTGGTCAACGCGTCAGAGGCCTTGGGGAAGGGCGGGGAAATCCGTGTCACCACCCAGCCGGCGGAATCGGGTCAAGGGATCGTGATCCGCGTCAAGGACAACGGGCCGGGGATCCCCAGCACCATCCAGCAGCAGATCTTCGAGCCGTTCTTCAGTACAAAGGACAATCAGCACCGCACCGGCCTTGGATTGGCCGTGGCCAAGGGCATTGTCGACCGTCACGGCGGAACGCTCGCCGTGCAATCCGCGCCGGGGGAGGGTGCCGAGTTCATCGTGCATCTGCCACTGTGCGCGCCGGCGGAGTCTACTGGCACGCCAGCGGCCGCCGACTTAACATCGCAAGGAACGAACGTATGAATAGCGGGAAACTCCTCATTGTCGACGACGACATCGTCGTGCGCGACTCCCTGGGGAAGTGGTTTGAGAGTGAAGGATTCGACGTCACCATTTCTCCCGGTGCAGCGCCCGCG is a window from the uncultured Paludibaculum sp. genome containing:
- a CDS encoding TonB-dependent receptor, yielding MLRISQHSLALHLLLSISLWGQSQKGTVSGTVFDAQTSRPIVGAKVFVDGQTGDGLTTGTDGTYRIELSPGKYSLKFTSDNYLDVTLTDVNIKAGESVDGSTILTSKGMTTTVEVSESISAVTATAEAMLSERKLAAQVSDSISNEEMKKSTASDAARALEKVTGVSVVEGGYVYVRGLGERYSATMLNNAMVPTTEAERRVVPLDLFPAAMIDNIRILKTYTPDLPGEFSGGLVQMTTVEFPVQKTFQVSMTMGFNDRTTFGRFTSYPGGSLDQFGFDDGTRTLPSAIPTNRRVSIGSDSRQQLADYAKAFSNNWQPVYTDSVRPAQTYSVVGGGTFGRFGIVGALTFTNKPQYQQEQQTYYRRVGVGGTIAPYSDYPDFNQYDQMARLGGVLNAAIKLTNNHKLLFRNTMTRDSDKEAREFSGFDNNQGGIIQSQRLRWVERRLVSTGLEGDHALPKLRDLLVKWQFTYSQSGRDEPDMREVLRSQQEDGRFAFLNIGNSGQRFFDQFTDRIYEPQAEISQPFFKGKLSGIWKVGFRATLRNRDFDARRFRFQLQNPQQVNVYADSNELFGAANLRPGAFELREESRGTDRYTADMKVYGGYGMVDFGIGPRWRFVTGVRIEDADINVVTSDPFLPGTPYVANLANRDPLPSFNAIYALKPRQNLRFTYSQTVSRPDFRELSPFEFTNVQGGFNVAGNPNLRRAKINNYDARWEWFPGGNQLLAASFFVKDFTDPIESTVQPTTDLRSSFLNAQSAVNRGVELELRKGLGTIHHTLRDWNLQGNFTFVDSTVTIRPEDQGILTSLSRPLAGQSRYIFNVITEWTKPKLRSQARFYVNSVSRRLSDVGSIGLPDIYQERNLFLDFVYQYSLVESGKATIRFNAENLGDNKYRWTQAGLPTRQYQTGRTYTVGLTYSIF
- a CDS encoding VWA domain-containing protein, translated to MLTTLRWIAAIALLPCLNAQAPPKPAEDDQGPTIKVDVDLVNVFFSVREKKGGYVSNLSKDDLDVIEDGKPQTVKFFTRETDLPLTIGLLVDVSGSQGALIEEERSASYKFLAQVLRKKDEAFIISFGVDSELLQDFTNSPGLLRDGLSRLRLNAGVSGMSPTGSPLPGGGRGTVLYEAVWLAAKDKLRSEVGRKALIVITDGNDVGSRVKIEKAIEEAQRSDAIIYSVLFEDPRYTSMAYGGSSGEGPMRRMAEETGGRVFRVDRRNRLEDIYNTIQQEMRSQYAVGYVASNQAKDGTFRKVEIRSKNKDQKVQVRRGYYAPEEGKPGH
- a CDS encoding DNA-3-methyladenine glycosylase, encoding MRKAVDHLTSADPKLATWIERVGPCQIAFHPPEFSTLARSVVFQQLSGKAAATIYKRLEAALGPKGVRPEGILTLEPEQMRPLGLSGQKAKYLRSLAEKTLDGTINFAQLPSMPDEEVIAHLTSAKGVGVWTAQMFLMFALQRPDVLPLGDLGIRNAMQRLYRLRTPPKPERMVKIARPWRPYTTYACWYLWRGLDGGANL
- a CDS encoding glycine cleavage system protein H yields the protein MTVLLVIVTFSVFIAVDMILNRKRVPALSMAEEPETLAAHVDNEILSGFHVPAALRYHPGHTWLHRERKNVHRVGADEFAAILAGPVDRIELPKPGHWVRQGQKVISLYRGDAKIEMISPVEGEVVEVNAELANNPHLLREDPYGQGWLMSVFAPDEEGPTRNLLPANLLSSWMKEAADGFYGLQPQLAGATAADGGRPSKDATADLPVDVWHKAAKQYLLS
- a CDS encoding 4Fe-4S dicluster domain-containing protein; its protein translation is MSKAILYDSTLCVGCRQCEEACSTRWKLPYNDKIAAEEKISSHKLTTIRTFGEKFSRKLCMHCQDPACASVCPVGALQKTAAGPVVYDEDRCMGCRYCMVACPFQVPTYEWEARLPKVRKCDMCSDRVPGGGVTRCSEACAYGATITGNRDELIAEARKRISDKPKDYYPKIYGVEEVGGTSVLILASVPFDQIGYNTKVIKSALPALTWNALQHVPDVVVMGSVLMGGIHWISHRKEEVAREEGRS
- the hybB gene encoding NrfD/PsrC family molybdoenzyme membrane anchor subunit, translating into MSNALRTYFWRASFAVIMLVAAYATFVRFYYGLGASTNLSDQFPWGIWVGFDVLCGVGLAAGGFTLAAIVHIFNLKSYKAVVRPAILTAFLGYLLVTVALMFDLGRPYRVWHPLIMWNPRSVMFEVGWCVTLYTSVLFLEFLPMVLEKLGLVKAHRVLKGVMLPIIILGVILSTLHQSSLGSVFLIMPTKLHPLWYSPLLPVLFYVSAIATGLAMTIFESWHSAKAFGRQLEFPLVQKMTRVLAVVIAVYLTMRFLDLYHRGAMSTLNNPGWERWLFGLEIVLMAVPMLMFFRERTRQNPQAIYVGTVLFLLGFVTHRLNVSVTGLEASSGVHYIPKWTEVSITLAMVAAGFFVFRMAAHYLPVFEPEEHAPVQAVPVLEDRDYAHSLARGD
- a CDS encoding ATP-binding protein, translating into MTQHAIQLPRFGLAAKLAGCLLAAVIVCFTLFAYVLQRLEQKHLEALVSLSAERISDVVHSSAWQAMLHNDREMLYSMIRDIGREPGIRRLRIINEEGQVRHSTDPKEIGSMVDKGAESCYACHAQSQPLTKLARHDRARIFTDSLGRRTLAVIRPIENSPDCSNAACHAHPAERRILGVIDAHLALDAVDAQLAEHRSQAYGFTIATAILACLLSIGFVWYFVHQPMRGLMLGTSKLAQGHFGYRIPVHSTDEMGVLATSFNDMATELEEAHSELTRWAHTLETRVQQKTAELETAHKGLIHTEKMASLGRLAATVAHEVNNPLFGMLTYARLTIKDLKKPDLDQATRERMTESLHVIERESRRCGDLMKNLLAFARQSPPQRAPVQVNMVVERALTLITHQLDLAQTVLIKDLSPTLPEVQCDAGQIQQVLIVLVVNASEALGKGGEIRVTTQPAESGQGIVIRVKDNGPGIPSTIQQQIFEPFFSTKDNQHRTGLGLAVAKGIVDRHGGTLAVQSAPGEGAEFIVHLPLCAPAESTGTPAAADLTSQGTNV